CAGTCTCCCGAACAGTCTCCCGAACAGTCGGACGCCGGAGACGAGGATCGTCGCGACGGTCGTCGTCCATTCCGGGCCGTGGGAGGCGTTGCGCGGCGGGACGCTCCTGCTCGTCGCGCGGACGCGGCGCGCGCTGCGCGGAGGGACGCTCCCGCTCGAATTCCGGACGGAGCGGGCGGCCCGCGGAGGGCCGGTCCTGCTCGAAATCGAGCCGGCGCGCGCGCGGAGCGGTCTCGGGAAGGTCCCGGGCAGAAGGGGCCGCGGGCGGGCGGGCCGGGCGCGGGGCGGCCGGAAGCGGTGGTCTCGCCGCACGGTCCTGCCGGTCCTCCACAGAGGGGTCGGGCCGTCCGGGAATTCTCGGAACCGGAGCCACCGGGCGCGTAGCGCCGGGCGAGGGACGATCCGGCTCAGGCCGCAGGGCCGTGGGCACGGGAATGGGACGGCTCGGCAGGCGGCCTCGGGCCGAGCTCGGAAAGCCGGAGAGCTCCCGCGAGGTCCGCCCCTGCGGTGCGGTCGGGCGCACAGCGACCGGGATCGGCTGAGGCTGCGCCGTCAGGCCGGGCTGACGCGGCACGACTGGTTCCGGACGCAGGCCGCGAGGCGGGCGCGGCTCGCCGGGGCGGCCCATCCGAGGAGCCGCGATGGGAGGCGGCATTACCGGAATGGCGACGGGACCACGAGGGGTCACGGGCGCGATCGGCTGATAGAACGAGCGTGGCGGACGGGCATAGCGCGGCACCGGGATCGGCGCCGGGATCGGCAGCACGCCGACCAGAACCGGCGGCGGCGGCGGCTCGCGGATGATCGTGACGAAATCCGTATCCTCGTCATCGTAATAGGAGCGGAAATAGACCGGCGGAGGCGGCGGCGGCGGAGCCTCGCGGATGATCGTCACGACCTCCACGACCTCGACCCGCTCCACCACGGGAAGCGGCGGCGGCAGATCGTCGTAGACCACCTCGTCGAAGACCGGCGGCGGCGCGACCGGCGCGGACAGGCGGACGAGCCTGCGGCGGCAATCCGCGGCATGCGGGCCGTTCGGATAGCGGCGCAAATAGGTCCAATAGGCTTCGTTGGTGTTGCGGCTCACCGTGCGGCGCCAGACGACCGCTTCGCGGCGGGCCGCCAGCAGCGCCGAGACCCGGCGGGCGAGCGGATGATCGGGATAGCGGCGCAGGAACGCCTGGTAATCCTGGATCGTGTCGCGCTCGACGGCGATGTTGTAGGCCTCTTCGGCGGGCACCTCCTCGATCCGACGCACCTCGCGGACGGGAGGCGGCAACGAGGAGGATTCCCCAGGCTCGAAGAACACGAAGGACGTATCCCCCAGATTGGCCATGTGCCAGGGGGTCTGCAGGCCCTGCGTGGTCTCGTGGGTGCGCAGGCGGACGCGGTTGAACATCTCGTCCACGGGCACGCCGGGCTGGCGGATCGTTTCCGCGAGAGCCGTGGCGTAATGCCCGTAGGGCCCCGGCGCATCGCCGGTGGTGATGCCCGGAGCCGACGAGAAGGCGATCAGGAAGCCGGCGGGAGGCTCCATGAGGGCAAGACCGCGGGCCACCGGATCGCCGCCGGCCGGCAGCGAGAAATCGCGCGCCATGTCGGCGACGACGATGCGGGTACGGGCCGGAACGCGCTCCAGAGACCGGACCAGGTCCGACAGGCGGAAACCCTCGATCGGGATATCCGCGTCCCGCTGGATCCGGGCGTCCACCGGCAGGAGATAGTTCTCCCCTTCGAGCTG
This window of the Microvirga sp. TS319 genome carries:
- a CDS encoding caspase family protein, which produces MPHLKRAIVFAVFVLAAFAGPVLPASAQQRLALVIGQSAYDGRSLATAANDAGLVAQTLTSAGFEVVQGRDLNANDLRGVVRDFLDKAQELGTDDAVMVYLSGYGLQLEGENYLLPVDARIQRDADIPIEGFRLSDLVRSLERVPARTRIVVADMARDFSLPAGGDPVARGLALMEPPAGFLIAFSSAPGITTGDAPGPYGHYATALAETIRQPGVPVDEMFNRVRLRTHETTQGLQTPWHMANLGDTSFVFFEPGESSSLPPPVREVRRIEEVPAEEAYNIAVERDTIQDYQAFLRRYPDHPLARRVSALLAARREAVVWRRTVSRNTNEAYWTYLRRYPNGPHAADCRRRLVRLSAPVAPPPVFDEVVYDDLPPPLPVVERVEVVEVVTIIREAPPPPPPPVYFRSYYDDEDTDFVTIIREPPPPPVLVGVLPIPAPIPVPRYARPPRSFYQPIAPVTPRGPVAIPVMPPPIAAPRMGRPGEPRPPRGLRPEPVVPRQPGLTAQPQPIPVAVRPTAPQGRTSRELSGFPSSARGRLPSRPIPVPTALRPEPDRPSPGATRPVAPVPRIPGRPDPSVEDRQDRAARPPLPAAPRPARPPAAPSARDLPETAPRARRLDFEQDRPSAGRPLRPEFERERPSAQRAPRPRDEQERPAAQRLPRPGMDDDRRDDPRLRRPTVRETVRETVREEERLRPSRPVVQPMPEFRREAPRPMVQPRPVPQEQPRFIPQERPQPRLAPVARPQPQAPAFRPSAPPQAPSAREEMRRPAAPTNNRQACKPGRPCQENN